The following proteins are co-located in the Meriones unguiculatus strain TT.TT164.6M chromosome 4, Bangor_MerUng_6.1, whole genome shotgun sequence genome:
- the Cep250 gene encoding centrosome-associated protein CEP250 isoform X5, with protein MVKALRETMEILETNHAELIEHEASLSRNAQEEKLSLQHVIQAITQALASVEEEDTMTQSLGHESSLQLDCSDFSQFDPQDPDKALTLVHSVLTRRQQAVQDLRQQLAGCQEAMSFLQQQHDQWEEEGKSLRERLQKLTGERDALEGQTVDLQGEVDSLSKERELLQRARGELQQQLEVLEQEAWRLRRVNTELQLQGDSAQGEKQEQQEELHLAVRERERLQEMLVGLEAKQSESLSELIKLREALESSRLEGELLKQEQVEVTAALARAEQSISDLSGSENNLKAEVADLRAATVKLGALNEALALDKVGLNQQLLQLEQENQALCSRAEAAEQLRSALQVDLAEAETSREALWEKKTYLEAQLHRAEQTGAELQAELKGVREEKDELKEKLSEAHHQQETAAAQLEQLCQDAERQEETLARAVQEKEALVREKAALEVRLQAVERGRQDLAEQVLGLRSAKEQLESNLFEAQQQNSMIEVTKGQLEVQIQTITQAKEVIQGEVKCLKLELDAERSWAEQERDAVARQLAQAEQEGKAALGRQKVAHEEEVNRLQEKWEKERSLLQQELDKTLETLERERTELEMKLREQQAETEAIRAQREEDRAQADSALYHMQLETEKERVSLLETLLQTQKELADASQQLERLRQDMKTQKLKEQETTGMLQSQLRGAQQELKEAAQQHRDELDAFQKDKTDLQKQVEDLKSQLITQDDSQRMVKQEIQEKVKEAQECSRIQKELEKEKASLALSLVEKEERILVLQEADSARQQELGSLRQDVQEAQEGQRELSLQVELLRQEVKEKEADFVAQEAQLLRELEASRITEQQLRASLWSQEAKATQLQLQLRNTESQLELLAAEQQPEKQAQAQLASLHSVLQQALGSACESRPELTGGGDSAPTRWDPEPDQNGARRLFKRGSLLTALSAEAVGLALQKLHRDLWKAQQTRDDLRDQIQKLAQRLVDTEAQKSQVHSELQDLQRELAQSQEEKSRWEGKQNSLESELKDLHETVASLQSRLQQAEMQKMEAQNDRELLQASKEKLSAQVEHLQSCVAEAQAQASAAGVLEEDLRTARSALKLKNEEIESERERAQALQEQSELKMAQGKALQENLALLTQTLSNREREVETLQAEVQELEKQREMQKAALELLSLDLKKRSQEIDLQQEQIEELEKCRSVLEHLPMAVQEREQRLSVQRDQIRELEKEQEAQRGVLEHQLLELEKKAQVIESQRGQIQDLKKQLVTLECVALELEESHHKVEGQQQVITELEGQREMQRMALTHLTLDLEERSQELQAQSSQLHELENHRTRLARELQERDQEVKSQHQQIDELQKQKEQLTQDLERKGQELMLQKERIQVLEDQRMLQTKILEEDLEQIKHSLRERGPELASQRQLVHERADDGKSPSKAQRGSLEHLKLILRDKEKEVECQQERIQELQEHTDQLEQQLQGLHRKVDETSLLLTHREQEAEALQQHLQEAKEQGELKEQALRGQLEEAKRALAQRDQELEALRQEQQLARSQEESMRQKTSALQAALEQAHVTLKDQQGELEEHQGQMQRLQEELAVEGRQVRALEEVLGDLRAESLEQEKAVLALQQRCAEQVQEHEAEARTLQDSWLQAQATLTEQEQELAALRAENQYSRQQEEAAWGRAEALQEALSKAQAALQEKEQSLLEQAELSCALEASTTTLKATLDTCQAQASQLKEALRIRDSEIQAQALRHQELMQQLQQELSQKEEELRQQEEQRQLLKKAVAQRSQENEIQKKQSLEREREEEKRGFLESLRELRLTVAQKEEEILMLREARHRQDLESSSSSRRGFPAEKPSPQPSPVQQELERLQNALRQTEAREIEWREKAQDLALCLAESKANIRSLEEANRFLKASVLEQESEQERLQEELALSRQALEEQQSHGPHSTSRADQEPKAGQDTEPGEGCPDEHHGSPMQVVEAEPSSGAEERERWKRRIESLQQAVAQLEVEQSALQHDNKQLRSVLVRVENQRRRLKKDLMCATGSGSLETEEAMTSFFPQQDGRGQRRFAFCVHAVELQKEVSRLRAQLALEQQQREDYIARSVQTSRELASLHHSLSHSLLTVAQAPEATVLEAETRKLDESLTQSLTSTGPGLPHPSPDTYSE; from the exons CCCAAAGCTTGGGTCATGAGAGCTCATTGCAGTTGGACTGTAGTGACTTTTcccagtttgatccccaggacccagacAAGGCTCTTACTCTGGTGCACTCAGTGCTGACTCGGAGACAGCAGGCTGTGCAG GACCTCAGGCAGCAACTCGCAGGCTGCCAGGAGGCTATGAGCTTCTTGCAGCAGCAGCACGATCAGTGGGAGGAAGAGGGCAAATCCCTGAGAGAGAGGCTACAAAAGCTCACTGGAGAGCGGGATGCTCTGGAGGGGCAGACTGTGGACCTTCAGGGAGAGGTGGACTCTCTCAGCAA GGAGCGAGAGCTGCTGCAGAGGGCCAGGGGagagctgcagcagcagctggaaGTGCTGGAGCAGGAAGCATGGCGACTGCGAAGGGTGAATACGGAGCTGCAGCTGCAGGGCGATTCTGCCCAGggggagaagcaggagcagcaggaggagctGCACTTGGCTGTCCGAGAGAGGGAGCGCCT TCAGGAGATGCTGGTGGGCTTGGAAGCCAAGCAGTCAGAATCACTAAGTGAGCTGATCAAGCTCCGAGAAGCCCTGGAGTCAAGTCGCCTGGAAGGAGAGTTACTGAAGCAAGAGCAGGTGGAGGTGACTGCAGCCTTGGCCAGG gcagaacAGTCCATTTCAGATCTGTCAGGTTCTGAGAACAACCTGAAGGCAGAGGTAGCTGATCTTCGAGCTGCAACTGTCAAGCTTGGGGCCTTAAATGAGGCTTTGGCTTTAGATAAAGTTGGGCTGAACCAGCAGCTTCTCCAG CTGGAGCAGGAGAACCAGGCCCTGTGCAGCAGAGCGGAGGCGGCAGAGCAGCTGAGAAGTGCTTTGCAGGTGGacctggcagaggcagagacgAGCAGGGAAGCCTTGTGGGAAAAGAAAACTTACCTGGAGGCTCAGCTGCACAGGGCAGAGCAGACTGGCGCTGAGCTACAGGCAGAACTGAAGGGCGTCCGAGAAGAGAAGGACGAACTTAAAGAGAAATTAAGTGAG GCACATCACCAGCAAGAAACAGCTGCAGCTCAACTAGAGCAGCTGTGTCAGGATGCAGAACGACAGGAAGAAACACTTGCTAGAGCAGTCCAGGAGAAGGAGGCCCTTGTTCGGGAGAAGGCAGCTCTCGAGGTGCGCCTGCAGGCTGTGGAGCGGGGCCGACAGGACCTTGCCGAACAAGTTCTGGGCCTCAG GTCAGCCAAGGAACAACTGGAGAGCAATCTGTTTGAGGCCCAGCAGCAAAATTCCATGATAGAGGTCACCAAGGGGCAGCTGGAGGTCCAAATTCAAACTATTACCCAAGCCAAAGAAGTAATTCAAG GGGAGGTGAAATGCCTGAAGCTGGAACTGGATGCTGAGAGGAGCTGGGCAGAGCAAGAGCGGGATGCAGTTGCCAGGCAGCTAGCCCAAGCTGAACAAGAAGGGAAAGCAGCTCTGGGGCGACAGAAGGTGGCCCATGAGGAGGAGGTGAACAGGCTCCAAGAGAAATGG GAGAAAGAGCGCTCCTTGCTTCAGCAGGAGCTGGATAAGACCTTGGAGACTCTAGAAAGGGAGAGGACAGAGCTGGAAATGAAACTGAGGGAGCAacaggcagaaactgaagctaTCCGTGCACAGAGGGAAGAGGACCGAGCTCAGGCTGACAGCGCCCTGTACCAC ATGCAGctagagacagagaaggagagagtgtcCCTCCTGGAGACACTGTTGCAGACCCAGAAGGAACTGGCAGATGCCAGTCAACAGCTGGAAAGGCTGAGGCAAGACATGAAGACTCAGAAGTTAAAGGAACAG gaAACCACAGGCATGCTGCAGAGTCAGCTTCGGGGGGCACAGCAGGAGCTGAAGGAGGCAGCCCAGCAACACAGGGACGAGCTTGATGCCTTCCAGAAGGACAAGACAGACCTGCAGAAGCAG GTAGAGGACTTGAAGTCTCAGCTGATAACCCAGGATGACTCCCAGAGGATGGTgaaacaagagattcaagagaaAGTGAAGGAGGCTCAAGAATGTAGCCGGATTCAGAAGGAactggagaaagagaaagccag CCTGGCTCTGTCACtggtggaaaaggaagaaagaatcctTGTTTTACAAGAAGCTGACTCTGCTAGACAGCAGGAGTTGGGCTCCTTGCGGCAGGACGTACAGGAGGCCCAGGAGGGGCAGAGAGAGCTCAGTCTACAG GTGGAACTACTGAGGCAGGAGGTGAAGGAGAAGGAGGCTGACTTCGTGGCCCAGGAAGCACAGCTGCTGAGGGAGCTGGAGGCCTCACGGATCACCGAGCAGCAGCTTAGAGCTTCCTTGTGGTCCcaggaggccaaggcaacccagctgcagctgcagctgcgcAACACCGAGAGCCAGCTAGAGTTACTGGCCGCAGAACAGCAGCCGGAGaagcaggcccaggcccagctggCTAGCCTCCACTCTGTTCTGCAGCAGGCCCTGGGGTCTGCATGTGAGAGCCGACCTGAGCTGACAGGCGGGGGCGACTCTGCTCCCACCCGATGGGACCCTGAGCCAG ACCAGAACGGAGCTAGGAGACTCTTCAAAAGAGGGTCCCTCCTGACGGCGCTGTCAGCTGAGGCTGTGGGACTGGCTCTCCAGAAGCTTCATAGAGACCTGTGGAAGGCCCAGCAGACCCGG GATGACCTAAGGGACCAGATCCAGAAGCTGGCCCAGCGCCTGGTGGACACGGAGGCCCAGAAGAGCCAGGTCCACTCGGAGCTGCAGGACCTACAGAGAGAGCTCGCACAGAGCCAAGAAG AGAAGTCCAGGTGGGAAGGGAAACAGAACTCCCTGGAGTCTGAGCTAAAGGACTTGCATGAGACTGTGGCATCCTTGCAGAGTCGCCTGCAGCAGGCAGAGATGCAGAAAATGGAAGCTCAG AATGATCGAGAGTTGCTTCAGGCATCTAAGGAGAAGCTGTCGGCCCAGGTTGAACATCTACAGTCATGTGTTGCAGAAGCTCAGGCTCAGGCAAGTGCAGCCGGTGTCCTGGAAGAAGATCTGCGAACAGCTCGCTCTGCACTGAAACTGAAAAATGAGGAGATAGAGAGTGAGCGGGAGAGAGCCCAGGCTTTGCAAGAGCAGAGCGAGctgaagatggctcaggggaaAGCTTTGCAGGAGAATCTAGCCCTGCTGACCCAGACCCTGTCTAACAGAGAACGGGAGGTAGAGACGTTGCAGGCTGAGGTTCAGGAACTAGAGAAGCAGCGGGAAATGCAGAAGGCTGCTCTGGAGCTGCTCTCCCTGGACCTGAAGAAGAGGAGTCAAGAGATAGACTTGCAACAAGAACAGATTGAGGAGCTGGAGAAGTGCAGGTCCGTCTTAGAGCACCTGCCCATGGCCGTCCAGGAGCGGGAGCAGAGGCTGAGTGTGCAGCGGGACCAGATCAGAGAACTGGAGAAAGAGCAAGAGGCCCAGAGGGGTGTCTTGGAGCATCAGCTTCTGGAGCTTGAGAAGAAGGCTCAAGTGATTGAGTCCCAGAGGGGACAGATTCAGGATCTGAAAAAGCAGCTGGTGACGCTGGAATGCGtggccctggaactggaggaaaGCCATCACAAAGTGGAGGGCCAGCAGCAGGTGATCACAGAGCTGGAAGGCCAGAGGGAAATGCAGAGGATGGCCCTAACCCACCTCACACTGGACCTGGAAGAAAGGAGCCAGGAGCTGCAGGCACAAAGCAGCCAGCTCCATGAGCTGGAGAACCACCGCACGCGGCTGGCAAGAGAGCTGCAGGAGAGGGATCAGGAGGTGAAGTCTCAGCACCAGCAGATTGACGAGCTGCAGAAGCAGAAGGAGCAGCTGACTcaggacctggagaggaaaggccAGGAGCTGATGCTGCAGAAGGAGAGGATTCAGGTTCTGGAAGATCAGAGGATGCTTCAGACCAAGATCCTAGAGGAGGACCTGGAGCAGATCAAGCATTCCTTGAGAGAACGCGGCCCGGAGCTGGCCTCTCAGCGGCAGCTGGTGCATGAGCGGGCCGACGATGGAAAGAGCCCAAGTAAAGCCCAGCGTGGGAGCCTGGAACACCTGAAGCTGATCCTGCGTGATAAGGAGAAGGAGGTAGAATGCCAGCAGGAGCGTATCCAGGAACTACAGGAGCACACGGACCAGCTGGAACAGCAGCTCCAGGGCCTACACAGGAAAGTGGACGAGACCAGTCTGCTCCTGACCCATCGAGAACAGGAGGCCGAAGCCCTGCAGCAGCACCTCCAGGAAGCCAAGGAACAAGGGGAGCTGAAAGAGCAGGCGCTTCGGGGTCAGCTGGAGGAGGCCAAGAGAGCTCTGGCCCAGAGGGACCAAGAACTAGAGGCCCTTCGGCAAGAACAGCAGCTAGCCAGGAGCCAGGAGGAAAGCATGAGGCAAAAGACAAGTGCTCTACAGGCCGCTCTGGAGCAAGCTCATGTGACGCTGAAGGACCAGCAGGGGGAGCTGGAAGAACACCAGGGCCAGATGCAACGGCTTCAGGAAGAGCTAGCAGTGGAGGGCCGGCAGGTGCGGGCCCTGGAGGAGGTGTTGGGAGACCTAAGGGCTGAGTCCCTGGAGCAGGAGAAGGCAGTGCTGGCCCTTCAACAACGGTGTGCTGAACAGGTACAGGAACATGAGGCAGAAGCCAGGACCCTGCAGGACAGCTGGCTACAGGCCCAGGCCACACTCACAGAACAAGAACAAGAGCTAGCGGCTCTTCGAGCAGAAAACCAGTATTCCCGCCAACAGGAGGAGGCTGCATGGGGCCGGGCAGAGGCTCTGCAGGAGGCCCTCAGCaaagcccaggctgccctgcagGAGAAAGAGCAGAGTCTGCTTGAGCAGGCTGAGTTGAGCTGCGCTCTGGAGGCCAGCACTACCACCTTGAAAGCTACGCTGGACACTTGCCAGGCACAAGCCAGCCAGCTGAAGGAGGCCCTGAGAATTCGAGACAGTGAGATCCAGGCCCAGGCTCTCCGACACCAGGAGCTTATGCAGCAGCTCCAGCAGGAActttcccagaaggaagaagaactGAGGCAGCAGGAGGAGCAAAGGCAGCTACTGAAGAAGGCTGTGGCCCAGAGGAGTCAAGAAAATGAGATTCAAAAGAAGCAAAGTCTGGAgcgagagagagaagaggagaaaaggggcTTTCTTGAGAGCCTACGGGAGCTGCGGCTGACTGTAgcccaaaaggaagaagagatttTGATGCTGAGGGAGGCCCGGCACAGGCAGGATCTGGAATCCTCTTCCTCAAGCCGCAGAGGCTTCCCAGCGGAAAAGCCATCTCCACAACCGTCCCCAGTGCAACAGGAATTGGAGCGCTTGCAGAATGCTCTGAGGCAGACAGAGGCCAGGGAAATCGAATGGAGGGAGAAGGCTCAGGACTTGGCACTGTGTCTGGCCGAGAGCAAGGCCAACATCAGGAGTCTGGAGGAGGCCAACAGGTTCCTAAAAGCCTCTGTCCTCGAGCAGGAATCAGAACAAGAAAGACTGCAG GAGGAGTTGGCACTCAGCAGACaggctctggaagagcagcagtcaCATGGCCCACACTCAACCAGCAGAGCAGACCAGGAGCCCAAAGCTGGACAGGACACAGAGCCTGGAGAG GGCTGCCCAGATGAGCATCATGGGTCTCCCATGCAGGTAGTGGAAGCTGAGCCTAGTTCTggagcagaagagagggaacgATGGAAACGAAGGATTGAAAGTCTGCAGCAAGCAGTGGCGCAGCTGGAAGTTGAACAGAGCGCTCTGCAGCACGACAACAAACAGCTGCGGAGCGTCTTGGTTCGG GTGGAGAACCAGCGGAGGAGGCTGAAGAAGGACTTAATGTGTGCAACCGGGTCAGGGTCACTGGAGACCGAAGAAGCTATGACTTCATTCTTCCCACAACAG GATGGAAGAGGCCAGAGACGTTTCGCGTTTTGCGTTCATGCGGTTGAACTTCAGAAAGAG GTATCCCGGCTGCGAGCCCAGCTGGCCTTGGagcagcagcagagggaggaCTACATCGCGCGATCCGTGCAGACCAGCCGTGAACTCGCAAGCCTGCACCACAGCCTGTCCCACTCCCTCCTCACAGTGGCCCAGGCCCCCGAGGCCACTGTTCTGGAGGCTGAGACTCGAAAGCTGGATGAGTCCCTGACTCAGAGTCTGACATCCACAGGGCCAGGCCTGCCACATCCCAGTCCAGACACTTACTCAGAATGA